The stretch of DNA AATGACCTGAGGGGCCTGGGCAAGACCGGACTCCATCACCGAGCCACTATTAAGGCTGTAGTTGTAGGTCTGCACACCAAAGAGTACCGCCACCGTGACACTGGCCGCGATGGCCACACGCCCGGCACGACTGGCCCACCGGCCATAGCGGCGACTGCTCTCGCGGCCCCCGTGGGGCGCCTCCTCAGCAATGGCATCACGGATAGAAGCCGACAGGTCGATCGATGACGGGCTCAGTTTTTCCTGCTTCAATACCGCCCCGAGCAGACGATAACGGTGCGCAAGATCGCGCAGCTCAGAATCCTGGTGGACCTCCGCCAACACCCGGTGCAATTCAAGCTCGTTGGCTTCGCTATCCCACACCGCTGACAGAGATTCACGCA from Aestuariirhabdus litorea encodes:
- a CDS encoding sigma-E factor negative regulatory protein, giving the protein MSSDQRLRESLSAVWDSEANELELHRVLAEVHQDSELRDLAHRYRLLGAVLKQEKLSPSSIDLSASIRDAIAEEAPHGGRESSRRYGRWASRAGRVAIAASVTVAVLFGVQTYNYSLNSGSVMESGLAQAPQVIQQPGVIQAIDRMGASTLEAGYGESAASLSAERVEQARQYAEAISQQRLRTYMLQHAENSALGQYQGMLPFARLVNAESR